The sequence below is a genomic window from Colletotrichum destructivum chromosome 4, complete sequence.
GGACATCAGCTACCACTATCACGCGGTCTGTGATACAATGTGCCATTCATCAATCCATCATATGGCATGGAATCAACGCAGGGTGGTGTGCTGTGCTCACCCGAGCAAACGATCGACGGCCGCGAATTCCATGAGGCCCGTCTGAGGTCTAGACTAGGGGGTCAGCTTTGTTTACTTCGTGCTTCAAAGTATGACTTACAACAAGGTCGGGAATGCCACGGTGCGGAAGGCCGGTAGTCCGGAAGGAGCCCTGGCCGGCGAGCAGCTCAATCTTTTCGTCCCAGCTAAGCTGCTTGATCAACGCTTCAACGTCGAGAGGGGGTGTGGTTTCGGTGGCCATCTTGAGATCCGGATCCTTTATCATTGAGAAGGAATGGATGCGAGGGACGAACGGGCGACGATGCAGAAGCCGAGACTTTGGTCGCCAACGGCGTATCTTATGCGATCTGGCGTGTCTCACTCAAGCGGCCGTCCTTCGGGGTCGAAGAGAAGCAAAccgccgagctggccggTCCGCCGTGGATTCAACGGCCCGATTCGGAGTATCGTCGGTAAACGAGAAGGAACTGTGCCAGTCATGCGTACTTCGAGCGGTCCAACATTGGCCATTTAGGCTAAAGCAACAAACTCCCGGAACCCTGTCCGAGGGCTTCCGGAGTCCACGGGGGCCCCACAAAGCCCACATCCGCCTCAGTCCGGGGAACCAGTCGTTGATCTGACACGGGGAATGCCAATGCCGCAGACTCCATTTGGTTGAATCCCCCGCACGAGACTCAGACAAGCTCGATGTGGGCAACGGACATTTAAATCGCCACGTGAGCTGCCAGGGAAATCTTCAAGCCACGAGACCAGAATGTAAGCATACCACGTGCCGGAGGCCACTTACTGCAcccgagaaggcggcggttCGATATCACGTCTGTTGCCAGCTGCGATAGCCTTTCGCGGACTTGTCAGTCGCCTGTTGTCTTCAACCCCAGAGCTTACAAACGACTGCGCGATGACTAATCCTTCGTTTGCCATACATTTGAATCAAGATCAGTCTGGATACATTTCAATACTTGGTACAGGCTTTTTGCTTAACTTCCATGGTGTTCTTTTGAACGCGAGTCCTTCAACACTTCACCACCTAACCGCCATGAAATGTCTTCAAGTATTTTGCAAAGTCCTTGTGTTTTCCCCTTCGCAAGTCTTGGGATCACGAACTTGATGTTTTCTTCCAGAATTCCAAAAGTTTGTGGCTCCACCGCAGCTAGGTTCTCCTGTCAACCTTCTACTCCGGTCGGTTAATGTATTGATTCTTTGGGTTGCATGGTATAATTGGATCTTTCTGCCCGTCACCCCCCCCAGAAGGCTTAGTCATCTGTCATTGATAAGCACTTCTCTTCTGACAACTGGAACCGTTGACGAGAAACCCACGCAGCCCCAAGTCAGTGATCATACTACTGACCGGCCATGGTTACTGGGTTTAGGGATATTCAATACTAATGGGTTTCTCTCTAGGCTTCCCATTTCCCTATACCCGAGCATCTAGCTCATTATGCTCCAACATCATCTCACGAACATGCCAGCACCCCTGTCGACTACCCCTATTATGTAAGTCACGAACGGGACCTGATTGCCCATGATCGAATCTGAGATGCTTCTCTCACATTGGTCAGCTCGGACAAACCCCATGCTGCCCCCGCAATGGTACGAGCAACAACCAGTCAGGATAATGTGACCCAGCGCCAtcatttcttcttctccgcatGATCTTTAGGCCTTTGTTCCGGTGAAGGCGTTTCTCACTCCCTTGGCAACCAGGCCGTGCCTCCCCTCGTACACAGGCTTGCGGCAACGATCGGGGGACGGAAGTGGTTCCGGCGAACCGCACGGGATTGGCCGGTGGCCCTGCGCAAAAAGCCATCTGGGCAAACACAATGGCTCGAAAGGGTAGCAAGAAGGCCAGGACGGGATGTATCACCTGCAAGTGAGTCAGCCCCAGAGCCGCCCTCTCCCCTCTGGCCATCTGCCGCAGACACTTGAAACCCTGCGCGCGGCTAAAGTAAGGATGTCTAATCTAACTCATCGCCGTCAGGATCCGCAAGGTCAAGTGCGACGAGACGAAGCCGTCGTGCAACCGCTGCATGGCCACCGGCCGCCACTGTGACGGATACCAATCGCCGGGCggctcatcaacaaggaatCTGGAGCTCCGGCACTACCAGCCACACCAAGTGTTCCCCAGTGCAAACGGTCAAAGAGAAGGCCGGGCCTTGCAGTACTTCTGCCAGGAAGCCGGGCCGTACCTGTCGGGCGCCGTGAACCCCGAGTTTTGGCCCCAGTTGGTCATGCAGTTTACCGTGTTTGACTCTGCTACGCGACACTCCGTCATCGCTATCAGCTCCCTCGCAGAGAGGCTGAAGTACTGGGACAACAAGGCGGAGGATCTCCGCCTGCGAGACGAGGTTTTCGCTCTGCATCACTACAACGCCGCGATCCGCAACCTGACGGCCGGGACCGTCGAGCTGCGTCTGCCTGCGATCTTGCTTGTCTGCCTCCTGTTCACAGCCATCGAGACGCTCCAGTCGAAGCAGATGGCCGCCATCAAACACTGCAAGCATGGCTTTGAGCTCCTGCAGGATACggtcaccgtcaccgtctaTCCGTGGATAAGGGAGCATCTCCTCCCCTTTTTTAGACGAACAACCATCATCGCATTCGTACACGGCGACGGCCCTGAGGATTTCCCGAATCTGACGGGGTTGGAACACCCTATCCCTGCCGGGTTTTCCGTCTACAACGACGCCCAAGTCATGCTCGACGATGTCCTCAGTCGCACATTGCAACTTGTGCGGCGTGCCGATGCCTACCGCCAACACCCTGGGAAACAAAGCCCTGTGCCGCCCGAACTACTAGCTGAACAAGCCGGACTCAATCAATCGTTAAGCATCTGGAAGGCCCTGTTCGACGATTACGAATCTCGTGCCTCCTGGTCGCTAGACACCTCCGGTCAAGATCAAGGGGCGGAATACATGTCCAAGGCTTCCCGGTTCGTTCTTTTGTGCCGCCACGAGTCCTGTCGAGTCTGGCTCAATACGGCCTTTGGAGGAGATGACTACGACTACAACAAGCACCTTGAAGCGTACGAAGCCATGCTCGATGATGTGGGCATCACAAACCCCCAAGTCAAAGCAGTTTTCACAGGCGAGGCGTATTTCATCATCGACGTGGGATATCTGCCATCCATTTCTGTCGTCGCGACGAAGTGCTGGCACCTGGAAACTCGCTTGAAGTCTCTAGGCATGGCGCCACTTCCCGGCCTTCCACGAGAGAACCTTTGCCTGCTGGCCCAGGCCGGGGACTGCAATTTCCCGGAGGTAAAGGACACGTTCGGTCACCCAACGCCTTGACCGTCTTGAAATCGAATCATTGAACAAACCCCACTGTTAAGAAGCTACATAGTGCTCAGAATTTGGGCCCAACCATCTCAGTGGGACCCTGGATGACCCAGAATGACCTTGACGATGTCTATCTTATACCCAGAAACCTCCATCATTCTTTGTTccgttgttgttggagaTTATGGTCTCGAAATTGTCTTCCGCCTCGGAGTCATCGCGACAAGCGCTGGCCTTGCCAAAGTCTCGGATTAGTCACTCCGTCAAGACTGAAGAGAAAGGCGACGGCACACTGATGAACGACGTTGAAGACGGAGGTAAGAGTGAACGTGAAGTCCCGCAGCCCCTTTGATGGGAGTCTCGGCTGCCAAAACATGAAATAAAGGTTTTCAGTCCAGGCCGAACCCGATACCAAAGATAGTCACGGCTACGGAGACGCCAGAGCTGACGCCGTGAAATGGAACGTCGATTGGTACATGCCAACCCACGGTCATCAGAGCTGCCATCTGGAGGGACACGCCGGCCACAAGTAGGGTACTGATTATGCAGCATCGGCCTGCCATGCTTTGATAGGTATTTCTGTAATCAACGCAACCGTTCAATTTGTCCAAATAGTCAAACCGTATTCAGTGTTCTTATCTATTTCTACTACAGAGTCATAAGATACGCAATCAGCAACACACTCTAATCTGATTAGTCTGTCTATCTATGCCAGCTTCAAGGCGGGGTTCATGGAGAACATGGACAGAAGGGAGATGTAGTTATCCAAGAAAGCACGAGAACCCTGGGGAGAGTACTTGGAGCCCTGAAGCTTGACGGTGATGAGAGGATCCTTGGTGGGATCATCCGACATCTCGAGCACCACGTCATAAGGAGTGCGCTCTCGGGCCGCGATGACCTCGGTCATGACGGCATCGCCAATCGCGCCGCTCTCAGCCTGGCCTTGCTTGTagtcgaagacggcctggAACAGCGGGgcgcccgtcgacgccgtagGCAAATCGGAGCCAaggcggtcgtggacgacgCCGTAGGGCACGCGGGAATGCTTCAGGGCCTCTCTCACACTGTCCTTGACGGACACCAAGTGCTCGCCAAAGGTGTTGGAGGAGGTGAACTCGCCGAACCGCAGCGGGAGGAGGTTGGCGAAGAAGCCCATGGCCGACAGCTCGTCCATGGTGGAGCGGTTGgtgtcggcgatgccgatggcgatgtcgtcgCTGCCTGTCATGCGCGACAGCAAAACGTGGTAGGCGGCCAGGTAGAACTgcatcggcgtcgccttGTGCTTCCGGCTGCGGTCCTTGATGCGGAAGGCGACCATGGGATCCAGACGCCCGATCGCCTGGTGCTGGTGCCAGATGCCCGCCGCTCCCTTTGATTCTTgcgacgaggcggcgtcgtcgctCGTCAAGGACTGCATGAGGGGCAgcggcgcggacgcggacgacTTGCTGTGCATGGAGCTCCAGAACGAGATATCCTCGTCGAGACGGCCCTCCTCCAAGTC
It includes:
- a CDS encoding Putative zn(2)Cys(6) fungal-type DNA-binding domain-containing protein, translating into MARKGSKKARTGCITCKIRKVKCDETKPSCNRCMATGRHCDGYQSPGGSSTRNLELRHYQPHQVFPSANGQREGRALQYFCQEAGPYLSGAVNPEFWPQLVMQFTVFDSATRHSVIAISSLAERLKYWDNKAEDLRLRDEVFALHHYNAAIRNLTAGTVELRLPAILLVCLLFTAIETLQSKQMAAIKHCKHGFELLQDTVTVTVYPWIREHLLPFFRRTTIIAFVHGDGPEDFPNLTGLEHPIPAGFSVYNDAQVMLDDVLSRTLQLVRRADAYRQHPGKQSPVPPELLAEQAGLNQSLSIWKALFDDYESRASWSLDTSGQDQGAEYMSKASRFVLLCRHESCRVWLNTAFGGDDYDYNKHLEAYEAMLDDVGITNPQVKAVFTGEAYFIIDVGYLPSISVVATKCWHLETRLKSLGMAPLPGLPRENLCLLAQAGDCNFPEVKDTFGHPTP